From the genome of Bubalus bubalis isolate 160015118507 breed Murrah chromosome 2, NDDB_SH_1, whole genome shotgun sequence, one region includes:
- the LOC102408905 gene encoding DLA class II histocompatibility antigen, DR-1 beta chain gives MAALIVMLMVLSPPLAWAREIQPHFLEYAKSECHFSNGTERVQYRQRYIYNGKEYVRFDSDWGEFRAVTELGRPDAKYWNGQKDILERKRAAVDSYCRHNYGVGESFTVQRRVEPIVTVYPTKTQPLQHHNLLVCSVNGFYPGHIEVRWFRNGHEEEAGVISTGLIQNGDWTFQTMVMLETVPQSGEVYTCQVDHPSRTSPITVEWRARSDSAQSKMMSGVGGFVLGLLFLAVGLFIYFRNQKGHPTLQPTGLLS, from the exons ATGGCAGCTCTGATAGTGATGCTGATGGTGCTGAGCCCTCCGCTGGCCTGGGCCAGGGAGATCCAAC CACATTTCCTGGAGTATGCTAAGAGCGAGTGTCATTTCTCCAATGGGACGGAGCGAGTGCAGTACCGGCAGAGATacatctataatggaaaagagtacgTGCGCTTTGACAGCGACTGGGGCGAGTTCCGGGCGGTGACCGAGCTGGGGCGGCCGGACGCCAAGTACTGGAACGGCCAGAAGGACATCCTGGAGCGGAAGCGGGCCGCGGTGGACTCGTACTGCAGACACAACTACGGGGTCGGTGAGAGTTTCACTGTGCAGCGGCGAG TGGAGCCTATAGTGACTGTGTATCCTACAAAGACCCAGCCCCTGCAGCACCACAACCTCCTGGTCTGCTCTGTGAACGGTTTCTACCCAGGCCACATTGAAGTCAGGTGGTTCCGAAACGGCCATGAAGAGGAGGCTGGGGTGATCTCCACAGGCCTGATCCAGAATGGAGACTGGACCTTCCAGACCATGGTGATGCTTGAAACAGTTCCTCAGAGTGGAGAGGTCTACACCTGCCAAGTGGATCACCCCAGCCGGACGAGCCCTATCACAGTAGAATGGA GGGCACGGTCTGACTCTGCTCAGAGCAAGATGATGAGTGGAGTTGGGGGCTTTGTTCTGGGTCTGCTCTTCCTTGCGGTGGGGCTCTTCATCTACTTCAGGAATCAGAAAG GACACCCTACACTTCAGCCAACAG GGCTCCTGAGCTGA